A genomic region of Sciurus carolinensis chromosome 7, mSciCar1.2, whole genome shotgun sequence contains the following coding sequences:
- the LOC124989044 gene encoding LOW QUALITY PROTEIN: isocitrate dehydrogenase [NAD] subunit beta, mitochondrial-like (The sequence of the model RefSeq protein was modified relative to this genomic sequence to represent the inferred CDS: deleted 1 base in 1 codon): protein MATLSCVRWLTRVVVPIGNPGAWQSLSTSATAQATTPSQAQDLRVEGAFPVTMLPGDGVGPELMHAVKEVFKAAAVPVEFQEHHLSEVQNMASEEKLEQVLSSMKENKVAIIGKIHTPMEYKWELASYDMRLRCKLDLFANVVHVKSLPGYMTRHNNLDLVIIREQTEGECSSLEQESARRVIACLKIVTPTKSQRIAKFAFDYDTKKGQGKVTAVHKANIIKLGDGLFLQCCEEVAELYPKIKFETMIIDNCCMQLMQNPCQFHVLVMPNLYSNIIDNLAAGLVGGAGLVPCESYSAEYAVFEMGAQHPFAQAVNRNIATPTAMLLSASNMLRHLNLEYHSSMIADAVKKVIKVGKVRTPDMGSYSTTTNFIKSVIGHLHPHGG, encoded by the exons ATGGCGACATTGAGCTGTGTCCGCTGGCTGACCCGAGTGGTGGTCCCCATCGGAAACCCTGGGGCATGGCAAAGTCTGAGTACCTCTGCTACTGCTCAGGCCACGACGCCGAGCCAGGCCCAAGACTTGAGGGTGGAGGGAGCCTTTCCAGTGACCATGCTTCCTGGAGATGGCGTGGGTCCAGAGCTCATGCACGCGGTCAAGGAGGTGTTCAAGGCTGCCGCTGTCCCGGTAGAGTTCCAGGAGCACCACCTGAGTGAGGTGCAGAATATGGCCTCTGAGGAGAAGCTGGAGCAGGTGCTGAGTTCTATGAAGGAGAACAAGGTGGCTATCATTGGAAAGATCCATACCCCAATGGAGTATAAATGGGAACTAGCTTCCTATGATATGCGACTGAGGTGTAAGTTG GACTTGTTTGCCAATGTAGTCCATGTGAAGTCACTTCCAGGGTACATGACCCGGCACAACAATCTAGACCTGGTGATCATTCGTGAGCAGACAGAAGGAGAGTGTAGCTCTTTGGAACAAGAAAGTGCAAGGAGGGTGATTGCATGCTTGAAGATTGTCACTCCAACCAAGTCTCAGCGGATTGCAAAGTTTGCCTTTGACTACGACACCAAAAAGGGGCAGGGCAAGGTCACAGCTGTCCACAAGGCTAACATCATAAAACTTGGGGATGGATTGTTCCTGCAGTGCTGCGAGGAAGTTGCTGAACTGTACCCCAAAATCAAGTTTGAGACAATGATCATAGACAATTGCTGCATGCAGCTCATGCAGAATCCCTGCCAGTTCCATGTGCTTGTGATGCCCAATCTCTACAGCAACATTATTGACAATCTGGCTGCTGGCCTGGTTGGGGGTGCTGGCCTGGTCCCTTGTGAGAGCTACAGTGCAGAGTATGCAGTGTTTGAGATGGGTGCCCAACACCCATTTGCTCAGGCAGTGAACAGGAATATAGCCACCCCCACAGCTATGCTGCTGTCAGCTTCCAACATGCTGCGGCATCTGAATCTTGAGTATCACTCCAGCATGATCGCAGATGCGGTAAAGAAGGTGATCAAAGTTGGCAAGGTACGGACTCCAGACATGGGCAGCTACAGCACCACAACCAACTTCATCAAGTCTGTCATTGGTCATCTGCACCCCCATGGGGGCTAG